ATTTCTTGTCAGGTTTCTGGTCAATCTGAACTTGTAAATCATCTTTCCCAAAGGCCCTCTTTCTATCCAATACCGACGAACGTAGAATAAACCTTCATAAACATATTTGCACCTAGAAAGTCTCTCATGGTTGGCATCCCTAAGACCAGAACCGTTCTTCGTAAGATCATATCTGCGAATAAAGCGCACAGGTTTTGGAAACGCATGCTATTCCTCAGAGCAAGGTTACCCCCACTCAGCTTTTGATCCTCAAGGCAACCCCTTCGGCCCATTACACGGTTTCCACCTTCGCCACAATAAACCACCTCATCTTCGGAACTCACGCTATTTGAGTATTGGCCAGAGTGTCGCATAAGGTACCCTATTCAACCCGAGCACCCAATCTATGCCTCTTATATTTTGACTGTGAAGGCCGGTCACAACCAGTTCAGCCCTACAACAGAACTCCTGCCCTATTTCAACACCAGATACAGAGCCTACCGATTTTCAGGATTAACACACTTCCCTGAACTTTTCATACGCTCCAAAGCCTCACTAAAAACTGAAATTCCAGAGTCTTTATCAAACACATGCTTTGACTTCCGCGCACGTCTAACCTCTTCATATATCTCGTGAAACGTATCCACGGCCTCCTTTACCTTCATCTGATCACTAACAACTTCCTCGCGTTCAGCAGCAAGAGTTCTCGAGTCTCTCCTCGCAACACCACCGCGAGAATCGACGGAGGGTACATTGGCAGGACTTACCTCAGTAGGACGCGTCCTCGAGCGCCTGGGAACGGCGACCGCGTCTTCATCGTCTGGTTTGGTGTGAGAGGCACCGGCTCTGTTCAAACGGCTCCTGGACGTACCACCGCCTTGGCCTCCATTCTTTGCAGTGTCGGTGCGAGCGACTCGACGTTCGTCCGGTTTACGAGATCCTCCAGGGTTGTCAACTCTCGGTCGCTTCCCCAGCGAACGACGCATGTAATCTTCCATTTCCAAAGTCGCAGGGCGAACAGAAAGCGAAGCACTCTGGTCACGATCACGACCGGCAAGAACCGCGGCAAGCAGAAAGATCATCAGAAGCGAACAATAGAAGAAGCGGGAACAGAAACGCTAGGTAAGTGACATGCAAGGTGAAGGGAAGCATATAAAGCCGAAACATAGAGAAAGACGAGAAAGTAAAGATCGCACGGGAACGGCGATCGCGTCTTCGTCGTCTGGTTTGGAGTGAGAAGCACCGGCTCTGTTCATACGACTCCTGGACGTACCACCGCCTTGGCCTCCATTCTTTGCAGAGTCGGTGGAAGCGATTCGACGTTCGTCTGGTTCGCGAGATCCTCCGGGGCTGTCAACTCTCGGTCGCTTCCCCAGGGAATGCCGCCTGTAATCTCCCATTTCCGAAGAGGCACGGCGAACAGAAAGCGAAGCACTCTGTTCACGATCAAGACCGGCAACAACCGCGGCAAACAAAAAGATCATCAGAAGCGAACAATAGAAGAGAAGGATTAGAAACGCTAGGAAAGCGACAGCGCAAGGCGAACGGAGCATATAAAGCCGAAACACAGAAAAAGACGAGAAAGAAAAGATCGCACAGGAACGGCGATCGCGTCTCCATCGTCTGGTTTGGAGTAAGAAGCACCGGCTCCGTTCGAACGACTCCTGGACGTACCACCGCCTTGGCCTCCATTCTCTGCAGTCTCGGTGCGAGCGACTCGACGTTCGGCCGGTTTACGAGACCCTCCGGGGCCGTCAACTCTCGGTCGCTTCCCCAGGGAATGACGCCTGTAATCTCCCATTTCCGAAGTGTGCGAAGCACTCTGGTCACGATCGAGACCGGCACGAACAGCCGCAAACGAAAAAGGTCATCAGAAGCGAGGAACAGAAACGCTACGAAGGCGACGACGCAAGGCGAACGGAAGCATATGAAGCCGAAACGCAGAAAAAGACGAGAAAGAAAAGATCGCACGGCTTGCACGGAAGCTGCATCGCCAAACGTGACGAACGAGTTCAACTACAAAAGTTCAAAGTAACGGAGGAAGTAGAGCTAGCAAGCCATGGCGCgagcaagaagagaaaaacgCCGAGGGaacgagcgagcgagcgacCGAGCGACCGagaggaagacgaagaagaagaagaagaagaagaagaagaagagaacctGCAGAAGAGCCTCGAGACGGGAGCGAAAACGGAGAGAAAATGCCGTTCTCAAcgaggaagacgaagaagaagaagaagagagagtggTTGAAGCGATAGAGAGAGAGTCGGCAGAAACCGTCAGGGAGCAGCAGAATGAAATGACGGGAAGACGCACGGTCCGGCTAAGCTGCGCACGGGGGCGAAATATGCACCGGCCTGCGTGCTGGTATATCATCATTGAGAAACGAAACGCGGCTTCGAAATTTGAATGAGTCGGTTCgttcatcaaaattttgttacGCCCGTTTTTAGTTGAGAAAGGGGGCATTTAATTATAGAGGTAAGTCGCGAGTTCATCTCAATATCATCCAAAATTCAATATCTAGCAAAATGATAATAacgatgataatgatgataaaaaagaaaattacccACTTCACATGCTCTATTTTCAGAATTCATTTCCGCATCCTCAAATTTAAATTCATCACCaaattttgtcaaatcaattattttcaatttatttatcaaattaaaatttgctTGTCTCTTTTGTGTCCGTGATCCTTCTTCGcctctctctattctctctttATGCAATCATTTTTTGAGCATTTAATCAGTCCCTAAATGAGATTTTTAGTAGCCGTGACTACACCTCATGATCTCATATTTAAGGTTGCCAGCCATCATGGATGACCTCAAATCATGTCCACGGGACACAAGGAGGTTTGTGACTTTTTACATTAATGAGAAATAATCGAGGCTACATTGATCGAGTAAGAAGGTTGAGATCGAATTTCCgatcatataataggtttaataaTTATGggtaaatttttccaaaaagaacGGTGAGGAcatttttaatgagaaaaatgataatatgaTATCAGTTTACGATAAAACTGGGTCGAAGCAAATCCATTTTCATTAAACGGGGAAATAGATTTGCTTTAATTCTTGTGCAGAATCATGCACGGAACAACTATTCCCTGTCAGATATATCTTGTCCCGCAGAAGACTTCTGCAATAAAtatctctctcccttctctctcctccgcagTTTGCAACACTtgcttttttcgtttttctacCGCGGAGCTGGACCTCGAGTAAACCGTGGTCGTGAGCTCGTGCTCAAGCGACCATGGCTGCTTTGACCTCGATCTCTAGCCTCAAGAACAAGCTCCACAGCCATAGCAGTTGCGAGACTGCAGATTAATCGTCCACGAACTCTTTAAATGCGGCGATTTAGCATAATAGAGAAAAAAGATAGGGAGAATGTCTGTTTGCTCGAAACACATGCTGCCGTGGCTACCGCAACCTCTAGGCTCAAGGTCGGATGCCGTGGTCGCCGTGGCCACGGACCTTGCTAGAGCTCCGCGGCGCGGCGCGGAGAATACATCGGTGACGCCGATTTGGACGAGCCGATGGGAGTCACTCCGCCGTCGTCCGATTTTGGCGTCCATGGAGGCGACGAGGAATTGCAGAGGGAGTTGGAGAGAGAAAGTCAAGAGGGAGTGAGTGACGTGACGGGAGGAGGGAGGGGAAAGCGGGCCCCCCACGCAGACGCCTCCAGCTGTTATCGACTTGAAAGGTGGGCCCGAGAAGACACGTGTTGCTCCCTAAGTGGCTTATGTGATAATGAGGTGGCACTAAAGGATTATTAGCAAACAATCTTGTCATTTCCGAGTGCCCATCAATGTTTCCATAACTCTGTCCCATCAAATGAaaacaaagaacaagaaaaaaccCGAAACAAAAGTACCCTCAAATAAGACAAACGATGTTGTTTCTGAATACATGAACGGATTTGATTTCGTCaatgataaaaaagaattattataCATGGGCCACCCACAGGGCAGTGGCTACAAGGCCTATCAAGCCCGAAACAATCTTGCAACTCCGACCGTGGACAAGCCCGTCTGAAGAAGATGAGGCTGGGGTGTCGGTCTTCGAACCGGGTTGGGTTGCAGCACCCGCCCCGGGAGCCGCTTGCGGCGcgccggcgggcgaggcggcTTGCGAGTTCGCCACGTTGACCTGGAGCTTCATCCCTCCGAGGCAGTATAACCGGTTACCGGATATGAAGTACCATGGGCCGGGTCTCGTGAGCGGGACGGTCGTGTTGCCATTTGAGAATGTTTGGAGCGCGTTCGTCGTGCTGCAGTTGTTGTAGCTATCTTTGCTCACTTCTTCCACGCTATCCGATGATGGGTATTGAAACGCTTCGCCATTGGTATGGCAagaacacaaaaataaaaagcctTTCACAATCAAAATTCCGTGGTTCAAACATTTACGTGCCAATTCCTAATTCAAGTAATATACGCATTCATTTTCATAGAAAGACAAATGAAGATTATGATTTACAAAGTATGACTACTTTCATCAACTAAACTATCGGTAGACATGGAATAGAACTGTGATCTTTCTAATTACATAGAATTTATGGCAAAATCACGGCACGATATGTATCATAGCACAAGAAACTTACATAAAACGTCTCCAACGGTGAAGGCCTTGCCGTTAGCCCAGGTATCGAGATCGGTGCTGATGTCCCAGCCGGAGGAGTCACCCACTGTGTAAGTGGTGGCCTCGCACATCGAAGCTACGGCACCGAGGACAAGGACGAAACAAATCGGAAGCAGCTTTGCCATCTTGAGTTCGAACAAGAAAGGACTGGAGCAAATGGGGTGGATTTATCATATGTGGGAGTGAATGGGGCCCTACTTATGTGATCAGATTACCTAACTTCCAAAGAAAGCGTTGGGCTAACCCGTCCCAGGATGAGAATTAAATATAGTTTACCTAATGGAGATGCACTACCCAATATTCTCATCAGCCCAGTTCTAATTTGCCTAACGATCATCAAAATAATGATCGGTAGAAGTTTCTGTCCCTGAAGAAATTATTGCTGACGCACTTAATATTCCCTCCGCGCGAGGTCGAGTTTGTTAgcaaaatcaaatattaaatcacgtTCTCATCTAACTATTTAAGCTTTTACAACAACTAGTTGTGGTCCCACAAAAATTAACATGGTGTTAGTCTCTCAGAGCTCGAGTTGCCAACAAGTCCTTGTGGTCCCACAAAAATTAACATGATATTCATTTATTAGAGCTCAAGTTACCAATAAGTCCGAACTCAACAATCGCAAGAGAGAATTACAGGTTGTTGCGGCTCTAATCTAGGCCTGATGTAtaagagagagattgttgagGCTATCCCATATTGATTGTGGAATAAACTGGTGATCGGTTTATAagtataatataaattttttgaactaGCTTTTAGAATGAGAGAAGTGCAAAACTACCCAGCACAATTACCAGAGTTAGAAGTCATGAGTTTAAATTTTTCAGGCTCCATTTGCCTCATCAATTAAATatgttaaatattaaattacagAGTTTATCAAGTTCTTGTGGACAAAGCGTGATGAAACTTGCGTGATGTTTTCAGATTGACTATCTAATTCCCCTTTTTCAAGGGATGAGAAGTATATAATAAGATCGATTGGGTGATAATTAGGTGTAAAAAGATTGAAGAACGAATTGAAAAAGGAGAATGCGATGCCCAATACGGGTCGCGGCTAGGGAAGGAAATGTCTGCCGAGAAGATGGGAAAGAGTTGGTTGGAGTGGGTGAAAGGGCGGGCTTTGTGCGTTGTAGGCAGTTAAGCACCTCCCAACTCCTCTACTTTCTATGTTTGACCCTACGCAAGGGGAAGACTACGTGAAAATATGGTTCTCATTTCGTGTCCATTTGAGTAATTAACCTAACTTTCGAGCTACATAAGATGATATGGAACTTTACCTCGGAGTACATAATATTAAGTTATATAAAATGATATAAAGCTCCACATGATATTTTCTCTTGCGCatgtaaataaaaagaattatttcatAGAGAAAGCATACAATTCATAAGTTGTAACCACACGACCCATTTGATTTGAGGTAAGTGCCATTTATAAATTACTCAATAAAGACTCTCATTTGAAGAAGGACTTGAGATGTCATTTAAGCAAGATAGCTATGtggatgatggttttattattaatgggcttaaggcccgtccgcccatgttgggcctaaaagcccagcccacaggaatagggcccgtggatgaagggtcgtataaaagggaggagagagagggagaacgcaccttttttggaattaaaaacgtacgtacgtctctcgctctcgctctctctctctcccaaaggAAAACAGTAAAGCACAAGGcacgtttttcttcccttcaaagcGAATTGGCGTCATCAGATCGAACAGGACCAAATTCACTTTCTCATATCGgtgtcggtgtttaatctgtggctaaaaaaatacgctcgaatccatggtgtgctttaggatcggtgatatgtgttgttttcccgggctcatcttccgcattcgttttaggggtttgatttagtgtcgaatccggtttttgagAATTCATTAATCCCAACAGTGGAAAATGAAAGGAGAAGGCAAAATTGGATAATGATTTCTCTAGTTGCATGTGCaatgaaaaaaagtcaaaagaagagaaatgaaatAAGCAAATAGGCAAAatgagaattaccaaaaaagttttaaacctgtttttcttatcaattcaattttaaattttttgtattcatatcaattcaattcattcagCCAAATTTCCCTGGCTAACGTTGATGTGGGTATCGACCAACACTAATATGGaagttttttaataatattttaaatattttctaattttttgctgatttttagtttttattttttcctccttctttcttctttctctagctAGTGGGAAGGCTTAGCAAGACCCATCCCGGTCCGCCACTAGTGAGGCCGAGCTACACTAGATCTAGTGGGGCCTCACCCTCACTAGTGGCCGCTTGGGGTGAGCCTTGCCATTGGTTGGTGATGCTAACCTCGTTGGGTCTTGTCACTGGTCAGAGAAAGAACgaaggaggagaaaagaaaaaaaagataaataaataagaaaataaaaaaggattaaatattattcgaaaaaaaattatccatgtccaCATCTACATTAGTTGGATGGCCAGTGTGCATGTTTGTGCCGGTTAGCCAAAATTGGTTACATGGattataaaaatgcaaaagatttaggattaaaataacacaattataataggtgtatgacttttttgttaatttttccaataaacGGAAATAACCCTCTTCCTCTATGCTCTTTTTTGGGAAGTAAGGACAACGGTGGAAAGAAGCTAGAGCCATATTCTAATTTCCTACATTTATACCGACTTTGACAGGAAATGCAATCTGTTTGGTCCAATTCTAAGGAATAAATGTACTTTCCATATTCATGTTAtccaaataaaaaaggacaaataaaCTTGCCTAAATATTCATTTCCTTTCTCTTACGATCTCTTCCATCCAACCAAACAAAGTCGTGTATAAGAATTACCACCACATGAGTTTCCACAAAAAGCTAAAGTCAGTCTAA
The sequence above is drawn from the Eucalyptus grandis isolate ANBG69807.140 chromosome 11, ASM1654582v1, whole genome shotgun sequence genome and encodes:
- the LOC104424312 gene encoding blue copper protein, whose translation is MAKLLPICFVLVLGAVASMCEATTYTVGDSSGWDISTDLDTWANGKAFTVGDVLSFQYPSSDSVEEVSKDSYNNCSTTNALQTFSNGNTTVPLTRPGPWYFISGNRLYCLGGMKLQVNVANSQAASPAGAPQAAPGAGAATQPGSKTDTPASSSSDGLVHGRSCKIVSGLIGLVATALWVAHV